A single region of the Streptomyces virginiae genome encodes:
- a CDS encoding transposase family protein, whose amino-acid sequence MGGVLCAESVWVETFTGLRMDRFVKLVKVVRERGGNGPGGGRPWCLPLADRVLLVAVYYRTNLTMRQLAPLFGVSPATVCRVIQRLGPLLALEPAPRPVADADRLWIVDGTLIPVRDRQVAASSRNYRFSANVQVIIDADTRLVVASARPAPGNKADAHVWRESGLPAKAAGTTVIADGAYLGTGLIVPHRKRAGRPLLRGQEEDNAEHRRVRARVEHTFARMKNWKILRDCRQKGDGLHHAVQAVATMHNLAMTR is encoded by the coding sequence ATGGGTGGGGTGTTGTGCGCTGAGTCGGTGTGGGTGGAGACGTTCACGGGCTTGCGGATGGACCGGTTCGTCAAGCTGGTGAAGGTGGTGCGGGAGCGGGGCGGGAACGGTCCCGGTGGTGGTCGGCCGTGGTGCCTGCCGCTGGCGGACCGGGTCCTGCTGGTGGCGGTGTACTACCGCACGAACCTCACGATGCGGCAGCTCGCCCCGCTGTTCGGGGTCTCCCCGGCCACGGTCTGCAGGGTGATCCAGCGGCTCGGGCCGTTGCTGGCCCTGGAGCCGGCCCCGCGGCCGGTCGCCGATGCGGACCGGTTGTGGATCGTGGACGGCACCCTCATCCCGGTCCGCGACCGGCAGGTCGCCGCCTCCTCCCGCAACTACCGGTTCTCGGCGAACGTGCAGGTCATCATCGACGCCGACACCCGCCTGGTCGTCGCCTCGGCGCGGCCCGCGCCCGGGAACAAGGCCGACGCCCACGTCTGGCGCGAGTCCGGTCTACCCGCGAAGGCGGCGGGCACCACAGTGATCGCGGACGGCGCCTACCTGGGCACCGGGCTGATCGTCCCGCACCGCAAACGTGCTGGACGTCCCCTCCTGCGCGGTCAGGAGGAGGACAACGCCGAACACCGACGGGTCCGTGCCCGCGTCGAGCACACCTTCGCCCGCATGAAGAACTGGAAGATCCTCCGCGACTGCCGCCAGAAAGGAGACGGCCTCCACCACGCCGTCCAGGCCGTCGCCACCATGCACAACCTCGCCATGACACGGTGA
- a CDS encoding TetR/AcrR family transcriptional regulator, producing MAARTTEPAGTHEAPVPQRLLAVATRLFAERGYDRTSVQEIVEAAGVTKGALYHYFGSKDDLLHEVYARMLRLQQQRLDAVADSDAPVEERLRAAAADVVVTTIENLDDAMIFFRSMHQLSPEKSKQVRAERRRYHERFRALVEEGQRTGVFSDATPADLVVDYHFGSVHHLSTWYRADGPLTPQQVADHLADLLLRALRP from the coding sequence ATGGCGGCACGGACCACGGAACCCGCAGGCACGCACGAGGCCCCGGTACCGCAGCGGCTGCTGGCCGTCGCCACCCGGCTCTTCGCCGAGCGCGGCTACGACCGCACCTCGGTCCAGGAGATCGTCGAGGCGGCCGGTGTCACGAAGGGCGCGCTCTACCACTACTTCGGGTCCAAGGACGACCTGCTGCACGAGGTGTACGCGCGGATGCTGCGCCTCCAGCAGCAGCGCCTGGACGCGGTGGCCGATTCCGACGCGCCCGTCGAGGAACGGCTGCGTGCCGCGGCCGCCGACGTGGTCGTCACGACCATCGAGAACCTCGACGACGCGATGATCTTCTTCCGGTCGATGCACCAGCTCAGCCCGGAGAAGTCCAAGCAGGTACGGGCGGAGCGCCGGCGCTACCACGAGCGCTTCCGGGCGCTGGTCGAGGAGGGCCAACGGACGGGCGTGTTCTCCGACGCCACCCCCGCCGACCTGGTGGTGGACTACCACTTCGGTTCCGTCCACCACCTGTCCACCTGGTACCGCGCGGACGGCCCGCTCACGCCGCAGCAGGTCGCCGACCATCTCGCCGATCTCCTGCTGCGCGCCCTGCGCCCCTAA
- a CDS encoding transposase family protein, whose amino-acid sequence MGGVLCAESVWVETFTGLRMDRFVKLVKVVRERGGNGPGGGRPWCLPLADRVLLVAVYYRTNLTMRQLAPLFGVSPATVCRVIQRLGPLLALEPAPRPVADADRLWIVDGTLIPVRDRQVAASSRNYRFSANVQVIIDADTRLVVASARPAPGNKADAHVWRESGLPAKAAGTTVIADGAYLGTGLIVPHRKRAGRPLLRGQEEDNAEHRRVRARVEHTFARMKNWKILRDCRQKGDGLHHAVQAVATMHNLAMTR is encoded by the coding sequence ATGGGTGGGGTGTTGTGCGCTGAGTCGGTGTGGGTGGAGACGTTCACGGGCTTGCGGATGGACCGGTTCGTCAAGCTGGTGAAGGTGGTGCGGGAGCGGGGCGGGAACGGTCCCGGTGGTGGTCGGCCGTGGTGCCTGCCGCTGGCGGACCGGGTCCTGCTGGTGGCGGTGTACTACCGCACGAACCTCACGATGCGGCAGCTCGCCCCGCTGTTCGGGGTCTCCCCGGCCACGGTCTGCAGGGTGATCCAGCGGCTCGGGCCGTTGCTGGCCCTGGAGCCGGCCCCGCGGCCGGTCGCCGATGCGGACCGGTTGTGGATCGTGGACGGCACCCTCATCCCGGTCCGCGACCGGCAGGTCGCCGCCTCCTCCCGCAACTACCGGTTCTCGGCGAACGTGCAGGTCATCATCGACGCCGACACCCGCCTGGTCGTCGCCTCGGCGCGGCCCGCGCCCGGGAACAAGGCCGACGCCCACGTCTGGCGCGAGTCCGGTCTACCCGCGAAGGCGGCGGGCACCACAGTGATCGCGGACGGCGCCTACCTGGGCACCGGGCTGATCGTCCCGCACCGCAAACGTGCTGGACGTCCCCTCCTGCGCGGTCAGGAGGAGGACAACGCCGAACACCGACGGGTCCGCGCCCGCGTCGAGCACACCTTCGCCCGCATGAAGAACTGGAAGATCCTCCGCGACTGCCGCCAGAAAGGAGACGGCCTCCACCACGCCGTCCAGGCCGTCGCCACCATGCACAACCTCGCCATGACACGGTGA